The Megalops cyprinoides isolate fMegCyp1 chromosome 10, fMegCyp1.pri, whole genome shotgun sequence genome window below encodes:
- the LOC118784577 gene encoding death-associated protein kinase 2-like — MALFKLENVEDLYEIGDLLGSGHFGQVREVRERATGILWAGKFLKLRKNASSRLGLERKSVEREVEILQALQHHNIMALRDVFESRAEVVLIVELISGGELFDFIAEKENLSENEAIEFIKQILQGVGFMHSKHIAHFDLKPENIMLSDKHVEHPHIKIIDFGLAQCLTPGEEYRSLCGTPQYIAPEVINYEPLSISADMWSIGVITYIMLSGMSPFQGDTDEETLRNIVGMNYEFEDLYFSQTSDMAKDFIQKLLLKDPNERMTAEECLLHPWIKPLTRKQAANRSRSSINMKNFKKFNAKRKWKMSYNMVWACNRLCRLKLLCKTSAKQDEELRKCESDQEDTETKPASLIRRRLSSNS; from the exons ATGGCCCTTTTCAAACTAGAGAATGTGGAAGACCTCTACGAGATAGGAGACCTACTGGGCAG TGGTCACTTTGGGCAGGTGCGGGAGGTGCGTGAGCGGGCCACGGGGATTCTCTGGGCTGGGAAGTTTCTGAAGCTGCGGAAGAACGCCAGCAGCCGGCTGGGGCTGGAGAGGAAGAGCgtggagagggaggtggagattCTGCAGGCCCTGCAGCACCACAACATCATGGCCCTGCGAGACGTGTTCGAGAGCAGGGCAGAGGTGGTGCTCATTGTGGAGCT tatCAGTGGCGGGGAGCTGTTTGACTTCATCGCAGAGAAGGAGAATCTGTCAGAGAATGAGGCCATTGAATTCATCAAGCAGATCCTGCAAGGGGTGGGCTTCATGCACAGCAAGCACATCGCCCACTTTGACCTCAAG CCAGAGAACATAATGTTGTCAGACAAGCATGTGGAACACCCACACATCAAGATCATTGACTTTGGACTGGCCCAGTGCCTCACACCAGGGGAAGAATACAGAAGTCTGTGTGGCACCCCCCAATACATCG CCCCTGAGGTGATAAACTACGAGCCCCTGAGCATATCAGCAGACATGTG gagTATAGGTGTTATCACTTACATCAT GCTGAGCGGTATGTCCCCCTTCCAAGGAGATACAGATGAGGAGACGCTAAGAAATATCGTCGGGATGAACTACGAATTTGAAGACCTGTATTTTAGCCAGACTAGTGACATGGCCAAAGATTTTATTCAGAAGCTTCTGCTGAAAGATCCAAA TGAGAGAATGACAGCcgaagagtgtctgctacatcCCTGGATCAAG CCCCTTACACGAAAACAGGCAGCCAACAGAAGCCGCTCATCGATCAACATGAAGAACTTCAAGAAGTTCAACGCCAAGAGGAAGTGGAAG ATGTCCTATAACATGGTGTGGGCCTGTAATCGACTATGTCGCTTGAAACTGCTGTGCAAGACCAGTGCCAAGCAAGACGAAGAACTG